The Budorcas taxicolor isolate Tak-1 chromosome 18, Takin1.1, whole genome shotgun sequence genome window below encodes:
- the PRRG2 gene encoding transmembrane gamma-carboxyglutamic acid protein 2 isoform X1 codes for MRGRPSVLLLYLGLATCLDTSPSGKQGREVFLDSPEAQSFLGSRKRVPRANYWDLELFTPGNLERECQEEICSWEEAREYFEDNILTDRFWESYIYNGKGGRGRVDVASLAVGLTVGIVLIILAGLGAFWYLHGRRGRRQHSCPQEPPDLRAGAGCLRGARRTSAPLHKSQETQLKSGFGAEQGFSEPCPRFAPDSGNPQAS; via the exons ATGAGGGGCCGCCCCTCTGTGCTGCTGCTATACCTGGGATTGGCCACCTGCCTGGACACCTCACCCAGTGGGAAGCAAGGCCGAG AGGTCTTCCTGGACTCCCCAGAGGCGCAGAGCTTCCTGGGCAGCCGTAAGCGTGTTCCAAGAGCCAATTACTGGGACCTGGAGTTGTTCACGCCAGGGAACTTGGAACGGGAGTGTCAAGAGGAGATATGTTCCTGGGAAGAGGCGCGAGAGTACTTTGAGGACAATATTCTGACG GATCGCTTTTGGGAGAGCTACATCTACAATGGTAAAGGAG gACGTGGACGAGTGGATGTCGCAAGCCTGGCTGTGGGGCTGACAGTAGGCATTGTGCTCATCATCCTGGCCGGCCTAGGAGCCTTCTGGTATCTACATGGCCGTCGGGGCCGCAGGCAGCATTCCTGTCCTCAAGA GCCTCCCGACCTACGAGCAGGCGCTGGCTGCCTCAGGGGTGCACGACGCACCTCCGCCCCCCTACACAAG TCTCAGGAGACACAGCTGAAAAGCGGCTTCGGAGCGGAGCAGGGGTTCTCTGAACCGTGCCCCAGATTCGCACCGGATTCCGGAAACCCCCAGGCCTCTTAA
- the PRRG2 gene encoding transmembrane gamma-carboxyglutamic acid protein 2 isoform X2 codes for MRGRPSVLLLYLGLATCLDTSPSGKQGREVFLDSPEAQSFLGSRKRVPRANYWDLELFTPGNLERECQEEICSWEEAREYFEDNILTDRFWESYIYNGKGGRGRVDVASLAVGLTVGIVLIILAGLGAFWYLHGRRGRRQHSCPQDVELIRPLSDLSPQTPQPPPSPPGLPTYEQALAASGVHDAPPPPYTSLRRHS; via the exons ATGAGGGGCCGCCCCTCTGTGCTGCTGCTATACCTGGGATTGGCCACCTGCCTGGACACCTCACCCAGTGGGAAGCAAGGCCGAG AGGTCTTCCTGGACTCCCCAGAGGCGCAGAGCTTCCTGGGCAGCCGTAAGCGTGTTCCAAGAGCCAATTACTGGGACCTGGAGTTGTTCACGCCAGGGAACTTGGAACGGGAGTGTCAAGAGGAGATATGTTCCTGGGAAGAGGCGCGAGAGTACTTTGAGGACAATATTCTGACG GATCGCTTTTGGGAGAGCTACATCTACAATGGTAAAGGAG gACGTGGACGAGTGGATGTCGCAAGCCTGGCTGTGGGGCTGACAGTAGGCATTGTGCTCATCATCCTGGCCGGCCTAGGAGCCTTCTGGTATCTACATGGCCGTCGGGGCCGCAGGCAGCATTCCTGTCCTCAAGA TGTCGAACTCATTAGGCCCCTTAGCGATCTGAGCCCGCAGACGCCCCAGCCTCCACCCTCACCTCCAGGCCTCCCGACCTACGAGCAGGCGCTGGCTGCCTCAGGGGTGCACGACGCACCTCCGCCCCCCTACACAAG TCTCAGGAGACACAGCTGA